CACCAAGATCTTAATACCTTCTCTATAAGTAATTTCTCTATAGACTTTCATGTCCAGAATATAAGACAAAAGGCACAGGAATCAAAAGAAATGGAGTAGGGACCTACACTATAAGAGTGTTTCAGAAATGTCGATGACTGTCCCATTCACGAGCCAGCCACGAGAACAATCAGATGTATGGAACCGGCTTTCATTGCAGAAATTTGTGCCGCGTCTGTCAAACGTGAATATCCCCTCAAAAATGCTACTATTGAAGAAGGCTAATAAGTCTCCCCATGAAACCTGCGAGCTCACTTATAGGGCTTCACTAGAGAAACACCAGAGAAAAGCAGCAGAACGCTAAGCCCGCGGACTCCGCGCACAACGCTATTGTGGCTGTCAGACAGCAACAGAAACTTTACGGGGAGAAAAGgaagtgtgaacaaagccttgCTTGAGGTGGATTAGACACAGGACTCGGGGGCAGAAGTTCCTCATAGAATATAAAAAAGGCGTTgtcatataataaaatatatgtgTGCACATACCGTATATGCACATTAGACACGCGCCAATTCTTCCTGCACATTACACGTTGGCAGCATGGTGATACAATTCATGCCTGTGAATTTACAGACAGCGGGCACATCACATAGGGTCAGATGCATGCATaatgtaatgtgtgtgtatatattgttaatgtaaacactgcagcAGAGCGTCtataaaatgttttatatatatatatatatagagagagcgatctatatctatctatcatattccTACTGCAGAGCTATACAGATATAGTATATATCCTAACATGCATgtagcagcagagctgtgtgtataaacctatctatcatctatctaagaTGTCTatcatctctctcatatctatctttctatatatcatctatctaatatctatctatcatattccTACTGCAGAGCTATACAGATATAGTATATATCTTAACATGCATGTAGCAGCAGAGCTGTGCAGATAGTGCGTGCATTGACACAGCTCTATTGtatcacacacacagctctgctgcacacagctcTCTTGTATCtcatctcacacacacacacacacacagctctgctgcacccatACTCAGCAGAGCTCTCTGCATGTCCCTGCACACAGCTCTATTGTATCtcatctctctcacacacacacagctctgctgcacacataTTCAGCATAGCTCTCTGCGCACAGCTCTCTtgtatcacacacacacagctctgctgcacccatACTCGGCAGAGCTCTCCGCACAGCTCTCTtgtatcacacacacacagctctgctgcacccatACTCGGCAGAGCTCTCTGCACACAGCTCTCTtgtatcacacacacacagctctgctgcacccatACTCGGCAGAGCTCTCTGCACACAGCTCTCTtgtatcacacacacacagctctgctgcacacataCTCAGCAGAGCTCTCCGCACACAGCGTTACTCCAGTATTTCTATGCACCATGAAGACTCTCTGTTCACGTGCAGACACTACACATAGCCGTGGTGGAGAAAAGCACAGCCCAGAGCCTACTCCTCCCATGTAATCACATGCTCGTGACATCAGCAAAGGTCCTTCGGCCAACTGGGAtccagcatctagcagtgaggaAATGCTGGGTGTCATGGTGCTCGCTCAGTGCAGCCGCTCCTCAGCTGGCGTCTAGTGCGGAGTGCGGAGACGAGGAGCTGCATGCGCCTGCCACCAGCCTGGGCTTCAGTGCTTGCAGTTTCTCCGGACACAGCGGTGGTGGGCACATCCCTGGCTGCGGGTAAGGGCTTGCGGGGGTGCAGCTGTGCAGTTCTTCATTAGACATGCCATGCAGATGTGGACTCTGCCAAGCATCGATATGccataatgacactgctaaccCTGCCTCCGGGAACTACTCCGTGCTCGCTACCCGCTCTCATCTGTTGCATGTGTGTATCTATCgctctctttatatatatatatatatatatatatatatatatatatatatatacctctatATATagattatctctctctctcattcatatatatatatatatagattctctctctctctctctatctatatttATTATAGATATATTTATTAAAGTATTTTTCTTATTTGTATGTCTCTATAGGTACAGTAGGTATAGACCTCCCCGTCTGTATGGCTGTGGTCGTTCAGCCCATTATTCTCGCAATGCTTGCCAttgttgacacagtggttctaaTTACACTGCAGATAATACAATCTGTATTTTCTTTTATAGGTCATTTCTGATAAGGCAAGCATTATTCCCTGGACTTTTTCTGCTTCCTGGTCACGCTACAATACAACCTTGGATTTTGAGCGGCAATTTGTGGTCTAATAGAGGATTGAGCTACAACTTTCACAGTATATATATCCAGCCTCCTATTTAGTAGGAGGTTAAAGAATGATGATGACCAGCACTACCGCTGATCATGTGAAAATGGAGCCCCCCTTTTATCATGAGGATACTCTGAATTTGCAGGACTTTGCTCAGATCTCAGGATATAGTGGGGCCACCACTGGAGGTACTACAGGCTCTCACCAAGGTGGCGGAGGAGATACTGACGTCAGGTACACCCCTGAACATAAAATGATGAGTGCCAATATTATAATTCAAGGAAACAACCTGAAAAAGAAAAGCTTGCCTCCTGTCCTGTCTGCTCCGGTTCCAGCTGCTGTCATTCCTGTTGGATTCTCTGAGGTTATTACTCGTGGAAGCGAAGCGCTGAAGTTGATGCAGGGTGGAGGCAGTAGACTCGGTGAGTCTTCAGGGGGTGTTCGTGATGTGGTAGGAAATGACCTCAGTCCTGTGCCAGTGACGGCAGAAGGTGGTGCCTTAGTGGTGGCAACTGGAAGCAGTACTGCAGGCAGTAGCAACAGCGGCGGCACCCCATCGGATGTCCCTCTTCTTCCTTCAGCTTCAGCTCTGAATCTACTTAAACTTACTCCACCTGAACTAGAGCATCTCCTAATCCAGGCTGCCAATCCTGGTCTTTCAGCCACATCCAGCAGTAATCCCAGTCCTGCTACAATAGCTCCCCCACAGCAGGGTACACCAGTACCTACAACCACAGTTCCACATCCCTTTCTGTACCGCAACCAACAGGTCATCACCCAAGAGCAGGAAGGATTTGCAGATGGCTTTGTAAAAGCTTTAGCAGATCTCCATAAACAGAATCAATTATTGGGAGCACCTATTTCCCCATCCGCTCTAGCCACAAGCTCTCCCTCTTATCCAACTCGATCCCTGCATCCGGCTGGAGAGGTACCTGTCTACACCAACCTCAGCAGCTTCAATCCAGTAGCGGCTACACAGCTCAGCCCTACTCTTCCTCAACCTCCACCCCCAGCTACTTACACTGGTAATACTGCCAGTGCTATACCGGCGGTACAGTTACATTTTCCAGGGCTCAATCGGTTGCACACAGTAAGGGGTCCTCTAGATGAACCACAGACCGTACCTGATGTGTCCCAGCCTGGTGCtccagcaggcagtgcaggagaTACAAGCACACCACCTTCTCTTTCCCCAATTGATCTAGAGACACAGGAACGGATCAAAGCAGAAAGGAAAAGACTGAGGAACAGAATTGCTGCCTCAAAATGCCGTAAAAGGAAGCTGGAGCGAATTGCACGCTTGGAAGAGAAGGTGAAAGTGCTCAAGTCCCAGAACTCTGACCTGGCGTCCACTGCTAGTCTCCTGCGAGAGCAGGTATCTCAGCTAAAACATAAAGTTATGAGCCATGTCACTAGTGGTTGTCAGATAGCTGTGGCCAAAACGTCTCCAGGGTCCAAGACAGGAGATGCTTCTACTTGCTGAAAAGGTTAAAGAATGCAACTTTATATAGTTACATGAGAAGCAACAAG
This portion of the Bufo gargarizans isolate SCDJY-AF-19 chromosome 1, ASM1485885v1, whole genome shotgun sequence genome encodes:
- the LOC122931604 gene encoding transcription factor jun-D-like, which encodes MMMTSTTADHVKMEPPFYHEDTLNLQDFAQISGYSGATTGGTTGSHQGGGGDTDVRYTPEHKMMSANIIIQGNNLKKKSLPPVLSAPVPAAVIPVGFSEVITRGSEALKLMQGGGSRLGESSGGVRDVVGNDLSPVPVTAEGGALVVATGSSTAGSSNSGGTPSDVPLLPSASALNLLKLTPPELEHLLIQAANPGLSATSSSNPSPATIAPPQQGTPVPTTTVPHPFLYRNQQVITQEQEGFADGFVKALADLHKQNQLLGAPISPSALATSSPSYPTRSLHPAGEVPVYTNLSSFNPVAATQLSPTLPQPPPPATYTGNTASAIPAVQLHFPGLNRLHTVRGPLDEPQTVPDVSQPGAPAGSAGDTSTPPSLSPIDLETQERIKAERKRLRNRIAASKCRKRKLERIARLEEKVKVLKSQNSDLASTASLLREQVSQLKHKVMSHVTSGCQIAVAKTSPGSKTGDASTC